The Saprospiraceae bacterium genome includes a window with the following:
- a CDS encoding redoxin domain-containing protein: MIKYIIFATMLLFACKPNSGANTPTNISIENEDDEQKDPENNPIMGGPTDIKITLSDPNKSGTARIIGFYSDQNFVIDTITYSKGVMQYKNAKGLPQGYYYFAFSENEILQLILDKDQEFEIKVNFTDITNSIEINGSEDNSLMYEVTKYEQKINPQITAISEKMKAVKAGTDEYEKLKSERSNLEDQKLNYLKGILNKNPTSLFANFKYGGQNPKVKENLSKEAQFVHYRKEFWDNVNFNDRRLLRTPMIGNKMKRYFTELTPQNHDSVFVASKNLMDKVMDKNEYFKVFANWIVIKFEPTKCALMDAESVYVNMVQNYFTRERAFWADTLTVAAIQQRAREMSASLIGKNAPNVISTDPNGKKQELLAKKADYLIVYLYNPDCEHCMEETPKLLKYYNENKDNNKLDVYAIALDTEDAKWKNYIKKLGLSWTNVYDPTNKSIYAKYFVDITPEIYVINKERKIIGKNLKTFQIQEVINKDKEQKK; encoded by the coding sequence ATGATCAAATATATTATATTTGCTACAATGCTTTTATTTGCTTGCAAACCCAATTCCGGAGCAAATACTCCGACAAATATATCTATCGAAAATGAGGATGACGAACAAAAAGACCCGGAGAATAACCCGATCATGGGTGGACCTACTGACATAAAAATTACCCTTTCAGATCCAAATAAATCAGGTACTGCACGAATTATCGGATTCTATTCTGATCAAAATTTTGTAATTGACACCATAACTTATTCGAAAGGAGTTATGCAATATAAAAATGCAAAAGGATTGCCTCAGGGATATTATTATTTCGCATTTTCAGAAAATGAAATACTTCAACTTATACTGGATAAGGATCAGGAATTTGAAATAAAAGTAAATTTTACCGACATTACGAATTCTATCGAAATAAATGGAAGTGAAGATAATAGTCTGATGTATGAAGTTACAAAATATGAACAAAAAATAAATCCCCAAATTACAGCCATTTCAGAAAAAATGAAAGCTGTTAAAGCAGGAACCGATGAATATGAAAAACTAAAATCTGAAAGATCAAACCTTGAAGATCAGAAGCTGAATTATCTGAAAGGAATCTTAAATAAAAATCCAACATCACTTTTTGCAAACTTTAAATATGGCGGACAAAATCCGAAAGTAAAAGAAAATTTATCCAAAGAAGCTCAGTTTGTACACTACAGAAAGGAATTTTGGGATAATGTCAACTTTAATGACCGACGCCTCCTTCGTACTCCCATGATAGGCAATAAAATGAAAAGATATTTTACAGAGTTAACACCACAAAATCATGATTCTGTATTTGTTGCATCCAAAAACCTAATGGATAAGGTGATGGACAAAAATGAATATTTTAAAGTTTTTGCAAATTGGATAGTGATCAAATTTGAACCTACCAAATGTGCATTAATGGATGCTGAGAGCGTGTATGTAAATATGGTTCAAAATTATTTCACAAGAGAAAGGGCTTTTTGGGCTGATACGCTTACCGTCGCAGCCATTCAGCAAAGAGCACGTGAAATGTCCGCCAGTTTGATTGGCAAAAATGCGCCCAATGTTATTTCCACTGATCCTAATGGTAAAAAGCAAGAACTTTTGGCCAAAAAAGCGGATTATCTGATTGTGTATCTCTACAATCCGGACTGTGAACATTGTATGGAAGAGACACCCAAATTATTAAAATATTACAACGAAAATAAAGATAATAATAAACTGGATGTGTATGCAATTGCATTGGACACGGAAGATGCCAAGTGGAAAAATTACATTAAAAAACTTGGGTTGAGCTGGACAAATGTCTATGATCCAACCAATAAATCTATCTATGCTAAATACTTTGTGGATATCACCCCGGAAATTTATGTCATCAATAAAGAGCGAAAAATCATCGGAAAAAATCTGAAAACCTTTCAGATACAGGAAGTTATCAACAAAGACAAAGAACAAAAAAAATAA